In the genome of Fusarium poae strain DAOMC 252244 chromosome 1, whole genome shotgun sequence, the window AATGCAGTTGTAGAGTAGCATTGACAGTTACAAATGCCTGAGCACGTGAGCACAGTCACTTATCAAAAGTGTTAGTAGAGTCTACAGCGACTGTTGGACTAGTTTTAGTGCATGTAAGTTGCAAACAGAGGCCCACCAATAATGTTTACCCAAGGACAAATACCCACAGAGAACGTGCCTTGAAGTTGGGGTTTGACAAGACCGTAGATCCTTGTCTTTGAATCGGATCATCGAATGATTCTGCCTGCCAAGATTGAGAATCATTAACGATACATAAAATTTCAGAGACCATGCAGGTACATACTTCAATGATTGATGTATTTGTCAAGGCTCCTTTCTCGGCGCAACTGTCAACTGAAAAAGTTCTCACTCGTATTGCCTGCATCTTGGCTGTCTAAAGTTTTAGCAACACAGCTTGGTTGACATCAAGATtcattttttatttaagttgGTGTGATAACTATCCAGTGTCAGAGTAATCAATTCGAAttttgaaaaaaaaaaaaaaaatgcaATCGTTTTACAGATAAACTTCGAGGGCCTGACTCACACCGGTGTGTCACAACATCATTTGACGAGAAGGAAAACAACAAGGAAGAGTTGTATCACCTCCGTTCAAAGAACCAAAGCGCATGCCATCATCGAGATTGTGGTCACAGCCTCGAGCTCAGAACTTGAGTCTGAATACAAGTTCTCTTCTGCAACAATAAAGGCGTGGTGGCGGAGTGGTCTAACGCGATAGACTAGAAATCTATTCTCTTCGGAGGCGTCTGTTCGAATCAGGCCCACGTCGACTTGACAAAAGTCGGACTCTTCAAGAGTCCAATCATCTTTTTGCCAGATTTCCAACCGCACAAGAACTCATCAATTCACTACTAATTTGCTGGGGAACTCACTTCTGGTGTTTATTGAAAGAATCCAAGGCAGATCAGAACAGGTTCACTGCAATCAAGGTTTGACACAAGTAGCATACACACACGAGACGCCAAATTGAAGCCCATATTTGATGTTCTTGTAAAAGCAGAGGTATCTAAATTCTGAATCCTTTTTAGCCCACGGCTTGGTATTAATAACTATCGCAAATCTCAGATTTATTCCCAGCGACCCTACTCCTGTCCAAAGTCCCACAACTTAACATACAAGTTATCAGGCTCGTCAGCACCCTCGTTAACGAAAAAGACCTTCTTTGGGATGTGGAATTCAGTAACAGgagccttcttgatctcctttGCAATCTCGGCCTCAAGAAGCTGTCAGGGTAGTCAGCACCATTGCATGGGACAATAGTCACGGGGATAAACTGTTAATGACTTACAGTGGCATATGAGTGGTCAAGAAAATCTTCAATGTTGTAAGACTGTTTAGTGAATTGCTCCGAAATGATCTTGGAGATTGTGGCAACATTGGGATGGTAATGAGACTGCAGCTGAACAAGCTCCCACAAACAACTTTCAATTGCTTCCGTGTGCATGGGGTCTGTCTCGTTGGGGAGGAATGGATCCTTGGCACCTTGCTCCTCAATGTGCTTCTTCACCTCCGGGTCTTGAATCTGTCGGTGGATCATGAACGTGCATGTTGGGTGACGCTTAAGCAAGTTGTAGATCCAGGGGGTGACAAAAACGATAGCTCCAGGGGGAGCGTTCAGTGAGAGCCGAGCAAGACGTTTGATGAAACTGGCTACCAGTGCGGCAGGAAGATGTGTCGAGCCAAGGAAGGTATcgagaagacggaagaaCCGAGATCGATGTTTGGAGTGAAGAATATCGCGATCCAGGAGAGAGTAGAGTTTGGAGTAGAACGATGGGTAGTCAAGGTTGCGCTCCTCGATCAAGTAAAACACACCGGAAAGGGCTAAGAGCGAAGTCGAACCGCCTGCATTATAGCAGTCTGTCAAGAAATCAGAGAGAAGCTCAGGCTTTGTGAACCAAGGCGCAATCACTGTTGTGAAGATGTCGAGAATCTGCTTTCGTTGCCGCTGCTCCTTGCCATCCATGAGGCTCATCAGAGCAAGCCATGCCTCCTGGCCTTGCTTCTTGTGCTGGTTAACGTTGCGAAGGTTGtgggccttcttcttgggcttgggaATGTAAAAGTCCTCAAGCTGATCGGCAGACTCGGGAACGCCATCTAGAGCTGACAGCAGTGCAAAGCACCGGTCAAAAAGCTCTGGTGAAGGGTCGCCTTCTTGCTCCTTCACGATATGTTTGATCGCATCCAATGTGTAGTAACGGATATCATCAAACTGTTCCACGAATTCCTCAACAAAGACCTTCATGATCTCGCTGTTCTCACTCTCAATTAGAGAAAGCACGATATCTCGGAGGAAACTTCGAGGGAAAATGTAATCATCCTTTTCGCTGAAAGTTTCGCCCTCAGCCTTGAGCGTTCTCATACACAAGGTTAGGGCCGTAGGTGCGA includes:
- a CDS encoding hypothetical protein (TransMembrane:2 (i362-381o387-407i)~BUSCO:18768at5125); amino-acid sequence: MSKTAVERSKRKRSSIQEEPTKRRRSSVSSDESEDPNAKILLMEQGILESRKNYNDITVLLTTANGFKDGDSESMLATVALCRIFLRLLAQGSLATKKTLSEKDQVVVAWLRKQFGEFKKTLAAILKDEELAPTALTLCMRTLKAEGETFSEKDDYIFPRSFLRDIVLSLIESENSEIMKVFVEEFVEQFDDIRYYTLDAIKHIVKEQEGDPSPELFDRCFALLSALDGVPESADQLEDFYIPKPKKKAHNLRNVNQHKKQGQEAWLALMSLMDGKEQRQRKQILDIFTTVIAPWFTKPELLSDFLTDCYNAGGSTSLLALSGVFYLIEERNLDYPSFYSKLYSLLDRDILHSKHRSRFFRLLDTFLGSTHLPAALVASFIKRLARLSLNAPPGAIVFVTPWIYNLLKRHPTCTFMIHRQIQDPEVKKHIEEQGAKDPFLPNETDPMHTEAIESCLWELVQLQSHYHPNVATISKIISEQFTKQSYNIEDFLDHSYATLLEAEIAKEIKKAPVTEFHIPKKVFFVNEGADEPDNLYVKLWDFGQE